A genomic window from Glycine soja cultivar W05 chromosome 10, ASM419377v2, whole genome shotgun sequence includes:
- the LOC114370439 gene encoding nitrate regulatory gene2 protein-like, producing MGCVASKLEEEEEVVAICRERKRLLKQAVEKRYALAEAHCKYFHSLNAVAAAIKLFVARHSSPSSPFLITFPPPCPSSPSPPTENVITNPMFLQQTPSENKHQAIAACDSCISSTTSESSEEESEEKREGEEGEEGKGEEDQHQQQPCGYYCMPMTMSMSMSMSMSMPMPPSMPSPQRDFGWDFFYPLDSMRSEVMSGYHRNSDDDLRAVREEEGIPELEEEVEREEVQHKVVSVEENNSNNHNNKSNNEGAVEQVLSGVEAVKVVDVATENQGEQRGLAVLDTPAEGRELLEALKDIEDHFLKAYDSGKEVTRMLEANRTPLHSSLDEIKESSTKLIHAITWKSISSRQSSCKSLMVPNVKNSSTRVEYKNDLFDDYGGMDSGSHLLTLGRLYAWEKKLFEEVKAGDSTRKNYEKKCTQLRSKNVRGDDLLSTDKTKTEVKDLYAGILVAIRRAESISKRIEKMRDEELQPQILELLKGLTQSWKIMLESHETQKKILSEVKYFTCATYGKFCNQSHGFATLQLEAQLQNWRDCFKEYTAAQKAYVEALHGWLSKFIVPEVEFYSRSKNVAMQYQVNGPPLLVICNDWLASLQKLPDKMVTVALKSVVKDVRTLWLQQNKEKQQKRKVDRLTRDLERRYSSASSHKVVETRMLEYHVTDRESEAGNDHHQEEEECMMEKSDHLETLRRKVEAEKEKHHSCMQETQRITLHGLQSGFSLVFESLTEFSKASQKMYNGLITYSENSDKVGNITYIEGGGCNVENCNGQ from the exons atgGGATGTGTTGCCTCCAAactagaggaagaagaagaagtggtGGCTATTTGTAGAGAGAGAAAGCGTCTTTTAAAGCAAGCTGTGGAGAAAAGATATGCACTTGCTGAGGCTCATTGTAAGTATTTTCACTCTCTGAATGCAGTAGCTGCGGCCATTAAGCTCTTTGTTGCACGCCACTCTTCACCTTCATCACCTTTCCTCATAACTTTCCCTCCTCCTTgcccttcttctccttctccacCTACTGAGAATGTCATTACGAACCCCATGTTCCTCCAGCAGACACCCtcagaaaacaagcatcaagcGATTGCTGCTTGTGACTCATGCATCTCTTCAACAACCTCCGAGTCTTCTGAGGAAGAGAGTGAAGAAAAAAGGGAAGGAGAGGAGGGTGAAGAAGGTAAGGGAGAAGAAGaccaacatcaacaacaaccaTGTGGGTACTATTGCATGCCTATGACTATGTCCATGTCCATGTCCATGTCCATGTCTATGCCTATGCCACCTTCAATGCCATCCCCTCAGAGAGATTTTGGATGGGACTTCTTCTACCCTTTGGACAGTATGAGGAGTGAGGTCATGAGTGGCTACCACAGGAACTCAGATGATGATTTAAGGGCAGTAAGAGAGGAGGAGGGGATTCCTGAATTAGAGGAAGAAGTGGAGAGAGAAGAGGTTCAGCACAAAGTGGTGAGTGTTGAAGAGAATAATagcaataatcataataataagagTAATAACGAAGGTGCTGTTGAGCAAGTGTTGAGTGGTGTTGAAGCAGTTAAGGTGGTTGATGTGGCCACTGAAAACCAAGGGGAGCAAAGGGGGCTTGCAGTTCTTGATACACCAGCAGAGGGGAGAGAGTTGCTTGAAGCTTTGAAAGACATTGAGGACCATTTTCTCAAGGCTTACGATTCTGGTAAGGAGGTAACCAGAATGCTGGAAGCTAATAGAACCCCCCTTCATTCTagtttggatgaaataaaag AAAGTTCGACTAAACTCATTCATGCAATAACATGGAAGTCCATTTCATCTAGGCAATCATCATGCAAGAGTCTTATGGTTCCAAATGTGAAAAATTCTTCAACTCGGGTGGAATATAAAAATGATCTGTTTGATGATTATGGAGGAATGGATTCGGGAAGTCATTTATTAACCTTAGGAAGGTTATATGCATGGGAAAAGAAACTGTTTGAGGAGGTTAAG GCTGGAGATAGCACACGGAAAAATTacgaaaaaaaatgcacacagtTGAGAAGTAAGAATGTTAGAGGAGATGATCTACTAAGCACAGACAAAACTAAAACTGAAGTGAAAGATCTATATGCTGGGATCTTGGTTGCAATTCGGCGTGCAGAGTCAATCTCAAAGAGAATTGAGAAAATGAGAGATGAAGAATTACAACCTCAAATTCTTGAACTGTTAAAAGG CCTGACTCAGTCATGGAAAATCATGTTGGAGTCCCATGAAACCCAGAAGAAGATTCTATCTGAAGTCAAATACTTCACATGCGCCACGTATGGTAAATTCTGCAACCAATCTCATGGATTTGCAACTCTTCAGCTCGAAGCTCAGCTTCAAAATTGGCGGGACTGCTTCAAAGAGTACACCGCAGCGCAAAAGGCATATGTTGAAGCTCTCCATGGATGGCTGAGTAAGTTCATAGTCCCTGAAGTTGAGTTTTACTCAAGAAGCAAAAATGTTGCAATGCAATACCAAGTCAACGGGCCACCGCTGCTTGTGATATGCAACGACTGGTTAGCTTCGCTGCAAAAGTTACCCGATAAAATGGTAACAGTTGCATTGAAAAGTGTAGTGAAGGATGTTAGAACTTTGTGGCTTCAGCAAAACAAAGAGAAACAGCAGAAAAGGAAGGTAGATAGGTTAACAAGAGATTTGGAGAGAAGGTATTCTTCAGCATCATCACATAAAGTGGTGGAGACTAGGATGCTCGAGTATCACGTCACGGACCGTGAATCAGAGGCCGGAAATGATCATCATCAAGAGGAGGAGGAGTGCATGATGGAGAAGAGTGATCATTTGGAGACACTGAGGAGAAAAGTGGAGGCGGAGAAGGAGAAGCACCACAGTTGCATGCAAGAAACACAGAGGATCACCTTACATGGATTGCAATCTGGGTTTTCTCTAGTGTTTGAATCATTGACAGAGTTCTCCAAAGCATCacaaaaaatgtacaatggCCTTATAACTTATAGTGAAAACAGTGACAAGGTTGGGAACATTACGTATATAGAGGGTGGTGGCTGCAATGTTGAAAATTGCAACGGACAATAG
- the LOC114372265 gene encoding protein CHAPERONE-LIKE PROTEIN OF POR1, chloroplastic-like, with protein sequence MAAATLSVRPDRLSPGAAFPRPPVQPPLRKPIAAPEPWRAVPPRIRIRTVAPVQASSRADDSAPFEMSVENALKLLGVSEGASFDDILRAKNAIVANCNDDQDAIAQVEAAYDMLLMQSLTQRRAGKVVNSSVRYADVKRVKSPAGGSMPQWLKNSPVSIESPSTSDLGLQAGVYGVLMGLTYLNGASAPAAGYAGADVPGLLLAGSFGASLYFMTKKNVKLGKATVITIGGLVAGAVVGSAVENWLQVDIVPFLGIHSPAAVVSEIIIISQFLVSLYLR encoded by the exons ATGGCAGCAGCCACTCTCTCCGTTCGTCCCGACCGTCTCTCGCCCGGTGCGGCGTTTCCCAGACCGCCGGTTCAGCCTCCGCTGCGAAAACCAATCGCGGCGCCCGAGCCGTGGCGCGCCGTGCCGCCTCGTATACGCATCAGGACGGTGGCGCCGGTCCAGGCGAGCTCGCGCGCCGATGACTCCGCGCCGTTCGAGATGTCGGTGGAGAACGCGCTGAAGCTGCTGGGCGTGTCGGAGGGCGCTTCCTTCGACGACATACTCCGCGCCAAAAACGCAATCGTTGCCAATTGCAACGATGACCAAGATGCCATTGCGCAg GTTGAAGCTGCATACGATATGTTGCTTATGCAGAGCCTAACTCAGCGTCGGGCAGGGAAAGTAGTGAACAGTAGTGTTCGTTATGCTGATGTCAAACGTGTTAAGTCCCCAGCTGGGGGATCAATGCCTCAATGGTTGAAGAATTCACCTGTATCTATTGAGTCACCTTCCACTAGTGATTTGGGTTTACAAGCTGGAGTGTATGGTGTATTGATGGGTTTAACTTATCTTAATGGGGCTTCTGCACCCGCCGCAGGTTATGCTGGGGCTGATGTTCCTGGACTCCTCTTGGCTGGTAGCTTTGGAGCTTCCCTGTACTTCATGACCAAAAAGAATGTTAAGTTAG GGAAGGCCACTGTCATAACCATAGGAGGGCTCGTAGCTGGTGCCGTTGTAGGGTCAGCTGTAGAGAACTGGTTGCAGGTAGATATAGTCCCATTCCTGGGCATACACTCCCCTGCTGCTGTTGTTAGTGAAATCATTATTATATCTCAATTTTTGGTTTCTCTGTACCTAAGGTAA
- the LOC114371184 gene encoding V-type proton ATPase subunit B 2-like: MGVAENIPDMEEGTLEIGMEYRTVSGVAGPLVILDKVKGPKFQEIVNIRLGDGTTRRGQVLEVDGEKAVVQVFEGTSGIDNKFTTVQFTGEVLKTPVSLDMLGRIFNGSGKPIDNGPPILPEAYLDISGSSINPSERTYPEEMIQTGISTIDVMNSIARGQKIPLFSAAGLPHNEIAAQICRQAGLVKRLEKSDNLLEGGEEDNFAIVFAAMGVNMETAQFFKRDFEENGSMERVTLFLNLANDPTIERIITPRIALTTAEYLAYECGKHVLVILTDMSSYADALREVSAAREEVPGRRGYPGYMYTDLATIYERAGRIEGRKGSITQIPILTMPNDDITHPTPDLTGYITEGQIYIDRQLYNRQIYPPINVLPSLSRLMKSAIGEGMTRKDHSDVSNQLYANYAIGKDVQAMKAVVGEEALSSEDLLYLEFLEKFERKFVAQGAYDTRNIFQSLDLAWTLLRIFPRELLHRIPAKTLDQFYSRDAGN, from the exons ATGGGTGTGGCTGAGAACATTCCCGATATGGAGGAGGGTACCTTGGAGATTGGAATGG AATACAGAACTGTATCTGGAGTTGCTGGACCATTGGTCATTCTTGACAAAGTTAAG GGACCCAAATTTCAAGAGATTGTTAATATTCGTTTAGGAGATGGAACTACTCGGCGTGGACAAGTTCTAGAGGTTGATGGTGAAAAAGCTGTTGTTCAG GTATTTGAAGGTACATCTGGAATCGACAATAAATTTACGACTGTGCAATTTACTGGAGAG GTGTTAAAAACTCCTGTCTCACTAGACATGCTTGGACGCATATTTAATGGCTCTGGAAAACCAATTGATAATGGTCCACCAATTTTACCTGAGGCTTACCTGGATATTTCTG GAAGTTCCATCAATCCTAGTGAGCGAACCTACCCTGAGGAGATGATACAGACTGGAATATCTACAATTGATGTCATGAATTCTATTGCTAGAGGTCAAAAGATCCCTCTATTCTCAGCAGCCGGTCTCCCCCATAATGAAATCGCTGCACAGATCTGTCGTCAGGCTGGCTTAGTCAAGCGACTAGAGAAATCTGATAATCTTCTTGAG GGTGGAGAAGAGGACAATTTTGCTATTGTATTTGCAGCTATGGGAGTTAACATGGAGACTGCACAGTTTTTCAAACGTGACTTTGAGGAGAATGGATCAATGGAGAGAGTGACTCTTTTCCTTAATTTG GCAAATGATCCTACAATTGAGCGTATTATCACTCCTCGTATTGCTCTTACTACTGCTGAATATTTGGCTTATGAATGTGGCAAGCATGTTCTTGTGATACTCACAGATATGAGTTCTTATGCTGATGCTCTTCGTGAG GTATCTGCTGCCCGAGAAGAAGTGCCAGGAAGACGTGGTTATCCTGGATATATGTATACAGATCTTGCAACAATTTATGAACGAGCTGGGAGAATTGAGGGGCGTAAAGGCTCTATTACACAAATTCCAATTCTAACCATGCCCAATGATG ATATTACGCACCCAACTCCTGATCTAACAGGATATATCACTGAGGGGCAGATATACATCGACAGGCAGCTGTATAATAGACAG ATATACCCACCAATCAATGTCCTCCCGTCACTATCTCGGTTGATGAAG AGTGCTATTGGTGAGGGAATGACTAGAAAGGATCATTCTGATGTGTCCAACCAG ctCTACGCAAATTATGCTATCGGAAAGGATGTGCAGGCAATGAAAGCAGTGGTTGGAGAAGAAGCACTTTCATCTGAGGACCTG CTGTATCTGGAATTTTTGGAGAAGTTTGAGAGAAAGTTTGTTGCCCAGGGAGCTTATGACACCCGCAATATATTCCAGTCACTAGATCTTGCATGGACTTTACTCCGGATTTTCCCCCGTGAACTTCTTCATCGTATACCAGCCAAGACTCTTGACCAGTTTTATAGCCGAGATGCTGGCAATTGA
- the LOC114372321 gene encoding dnaJ homolog subfamily C member 17-like yields MEAEIDHYEVLGLPSGEEGAKLTDKEINKAYRWKALELHPDKRPDDANAAANFQQLRTSYDILRDDKARKLFDDLLRVKRDRELRNSQRDGKRRKMVSDLERRERDANAPDPAAMEREEEARIARQLKEEIARIRAMHGKKEEAAVKPAAKKKESGGGGGGGGVDQEKVLKVSWEKVGEDYAADKLRELFSKFGAVEDVVIKGSKKKGSALVVMATKEGAVSATGSVIGHLANPLLVLPLKPATVADSSSVPKSAETTRMSNLVGAGYQAFEDSVLKKLQKAAEKQR; encoded by the exons ATGGAGGCAGAGATCGATCACTACGAGGTGCTAGGGTTACCGTCCGGCGAAGAAGGCGCGAAGCTAACGGACAAAGAAATCAACAAGGCCTACCGATGGAAGGCTCTCGAATTGCACCCTGACAAGAGGCCCGACGACGCCAACGCCGCCGCTAACTTCCAACAACTCCGCACCTCGTACGACATCCTCAGGGACGACAAGGCCCGCAAGTTGTTCGACGACCTCTTGCGCGTCAAGCGCGACCGCGAGCTCCGCAATTCGCAGCGCGACGGAAAGCGCCGCAAGATGGTCTCCGATCTCGAGCGCCGGGAGCGCGACGCCAACGCCCCCGATCCCGCCGCGATGGAACGCGAAGAGGAGGCCAGGATCGCGAGGCAGCTCAAGGAGGAGATTGCGAGGATTCGTGCTATGCACGGGAAGAAGGAGGAGGCGGCGGTGAAGCCGGCGGCGAAGAAGAAGGAGAGTGGCGGTGGTGGTGGGGGAGGTGGAGTGGATCAAGAGAAGGTTCTGAAGGTTTCGTGGGAGAAGGTGGGTGAGGATTATGCGGCTGATAAGTTGAGGGAATTGTTCTCCAAGTTTGGTGCAGTGGAAGATGTTGTCATCAAAGGGAGTAAGAAGAAGGGTTCTGCTCTTGTTGTTATGGCCACTAAAGAAGGAGCT GTTTCTGCTACTGGGAGTGTGATTGGCCATCTTGCTAATCCGTTGCTGGTTTTACCTCTTAAACCAGCAACTGTGGCGGATTCTTCGAGTGTTCCAAAATCTGCTGAAACCACCAGGATGAGTAATCTGGTCGGTGCCGGGTATCAAGCTTTTGAGGATTCTGTTCTGAAGAAACTGCAAAAG GCTGCGGAAAAGCAAAGATGA
- the LOC114370346 gene encoding transportin-1-like, whose product MAAPTPSWQPQEQGFKEICGLLEQQISHSSSADKAQIWQHLQRYSHLPDFNNYLAFIFSRAEGKSVEVRQAAGLYLKNNLRNMFKSMQPAYQQYVKSELLPCLGAADKHIRSTAGTIISVVVQIEGVVGWPELLQALVSCLDSNDLNHMEGAMDALSKICEDIPQYLDSDVPGLAERPINIFLPRLFRFFQSPHASLRKLSLGSVNQYIMLMPSALYVSMDQYLQGLFILANDPVAEVRKLVCAAFVQLIEVRPSFLEPHLRNVIEYMLQVNKDTDDEVALEACEFWSAYCDAQLPPENLREFLPRLIPVLLSNMAYADDDESVIEAEEDGSQPDRDQDLKPRFHVSRFHGSDEVEDDDDDVVNTWNLRKCSAAALDILSNVFGDEILPTLMPIVQAKLSAGGDDAWKDREAAVLALGAIGEGCINGLYPHLLEIVAFLVPLLDDKFPLIRSISCWTLSRFSKFIIQGIGHPKGYEQFDNVLMGLLRRILDDNKRVQEAACSAFATLEEEAAEELAPRLEIILKHLMTAFGKYQRRNLRIVYDAIGTLAEAVGGELNQPVYLDILMPPLIEKWQQLSNSDKDLFPLLECFTSISHALGTGFTQFAEPVFRRCINIIQTQQFAKADPAATTGVQYDKEFIVCSLDLLSGLAEGLGSGIESLVAQCSLRDLLLHCCVDDAPDVRQSAFALLGDLARVCSVHLDSRLSEFLEAAAKQLEISKVKEAISVANNACWAIGELAVKVHQEISPVVLTVISCLVPILQHAEGLNKSLIENSAITLGRLAWVCPELVSPHMEHFMQSWCTALSMIRDDVEKEDAFRGLCAMVKANPSGALSSLVCMCKAIASWHEIRSEDLHNEVCQVLHGYKQMLRNGAWDQCMSALEPPVKEKLSKYQV is encoded by the exons ATGGCGGCGCCGACTCCATCGTGGCAGCCTCAGGAGCAAGGGTTCAAGGAGATCTGCGGCCTCCTTGAGCAGCAGATTTCGCATTCTTCTTCCGCCGATAAGGCTCAGATTTGGCAACACCTTCAGCGCTACTCGCACCTCCCTGACTTCAACAATTACCTCGCCTTCATCTTCTCCCGTGCCGAG ggaaaatcagtggAGGTTCGGCAGGCTGCGGGGTTATATCTGAAGAATAACCTCAGAAACATGTTCAAATCTATGCAGCCTGCATACCAACAGTATGTGAAATCAGAGTTGCTGCCTTGTCTTGGTGCAGCAGATAAGCACATAAGGTCTACGGCAGGAACTATTATTAGTGTTGTTGTTCAAATAGAAGGAGTTGTTGGGTGGCCTGAATTGTTGCAAGCCCTCGTAAGTTGCTTGGATAGTAATGATCTAAATCACATGGAAGGTGCTATGGATGCGTTATCCAAG ATCTGTGAGGATATTCCTCAATATCTTGACTCTGATGTACCAGGGTTAGCAGAACGCCCTATTAACATATTTCTTCCCAGATTGTTTCGG ttTTTCCAATCTCCTCATGCTTCATTGAGAAAGCTATCATTGGGTTCTGTAAATCAATACATTATGTTAATGCCTTCT GCCTTATATGTATCCATGGATCAATATCTTCAAGGTTTGTTTATTCTCGCTAATGACCCTGTTGCTGAAGTACGGAAGTTG GTTTGTGCAGCATTTGTTCAGCTAATTGAAGTCCGCCCATCTTTCTTGGAG CCACATTTACGGAATGTGATTGAATACATGTTACAAGTCAACAAGGATACAGATGATGAAGTAGCCCTTGAAGCCTGTGAATTTTG GTCTGCTTATTGTGATGCTCAACTGCCACCTGAAAACTTAAGAGAATTCTTGCCCCGTCTTATTCCA GTATTGTTGTCAAACATGGCTTatgcagatgatgatgaatcaGTTATTGAAGCTGAG GAAGATGGTTCTCAACCTGATCGAGATCag GATCTTAAACCTCGATTTCACGTATCAAGGTTTCATGGATCGGATGAAGTAGAAGACGAT GATGACGATGTTGTCAACACATGGAATTTACGGAAATGCAGTGCAGCTGCTCTTGATATTCTTTCAAATGTGTTTGGAGATGAGATCCTTCCGACTCTTATGCCTATTGTTCAG GCTAAGTTGTCTGCTGGTGGGGATGATGCTTGGAAAGATAGGGAAGCTGCTGTCTTGGCTCTTGGTGCTATAGGTGAAGGTTGCATCAATGGTCTTTATCCGCATCTGTTGGAG ATTGTGGCATTTCTTGTCCCTCTTCTTGATGATAAGTTTCCTCTGATACGAAGTATTTCATGCTGGACACTATCACGATTTAGCAAATTTATTATTCAG GGTATTGGGCATCCGAAAGGCTATGAACAGTTTGATAATGTTCTTATGGGTCTTCTACGAAGAATTTTGGATGATAATAAGCGGGTTCAAGAGGCTGCTTGTTCAGCTTTTGCAACGCTGGAAGAG GAGGCTGCTGAAGAGTTGGCACCACGCTTGGAAATTATACTAAAGCACCTAATGACTGCATTTGGGAAATATCAG AGACGAAACCTCAGAATTGTATATGATGCTATTGGAACTCTAGCTGAAGCTGTTGGAGGAGAGCTGAATCAG CCTGTTTATCTTGACATTCTCATGCCACCATTAATTGAGAAATGGCAGCAACTTTCAAATTCAGACAAAGATCTTTTTCCACTCCTGGAATGCTTTACATCTATATCACAT GCTCTGGGTACTGGTTTCACTCAATTTGCTGAACCTGTATTTAGGAGGTGCATAAATATAATCCAGACCCAACAATTTGCTAAG GCTGATCCTGCCGCCACCACAGGGGTTCAGTATGACAAGGAGTTTATTGTATGCTCTCTTGATTTGCTTTCTGGACTAGCAGAGGGTCTTGGCAGTGGGATAGAGAGTTTG GTTGCACAATGTTCTTTGAGGGACCTACTTCTGCATTGTTGTGTGGATGATGCTCCTGATGTAAGACAAAGTGCCTTTGCCTTACTTGGAGACCTTGCGCGA GTGTGCTCGGTTCATTTGGACTCTCGTTTGTCTGAGTTTCTTGAGGCTGCAGCCAAACAACTG GAGATTTCTAAGGTAAAGGAGGCTATTTCAGTAGCAAATAATGCATGCTGGGCAATTGGAGAATTAGCAGTTAAG gTTCATCAAGAAATTTCTCCTGTTGTTTTAACTGTAATTTCATGCCTGGTCCCAATTCTTCAGCATGCGGAG GGACTCAACAAGTCGCTTATAGAAAATAGTGCAATAACACTGGGGAGGCTTGCATGGGTCTGTCCGGAGCTTGTATCACCACATATGGAGCATTTCATGCAATCTTGGTGCACTGCTTTGTCAAT GATACGAGATGATGTTGAGAAAGAGGATGCTTTTAGAGGTCTATGTGCTATG GTTAAAGCT